In the Athene noctua chromosome 21, bAthNoc1.hap1.1, whole genome shotgun sequence genome, one interval contains:
- the OIT3 gene encoding oncoprotein-induced transcript 3 protein translates to MFQYLFFCICFIIQLQPVSLMALDPCSAYISLNEPWRNTDHQINGSHGQPTCDSQIDGEWYRFTGMAGDAMPTFCIPENHCGTHAPIWLNGSHPRESDGIVPRQACASFNGNCCLWNTTIDVKACPGGYYVYHLTKPSVCFHAYCGHFYDICDVVDCQGSCLDTSDCTCSLGTTLGPDGQTCLDENECEQNNGGCSEFCVNLKNSYRCECGIGRTLGSDGKTCEEIEGCHNNNGGCSHTCIEVEDTYQCECPRGLVLSEDNHTCQVPVLCKSSSIEVSIPKDLVGGLDLSLINTSCKGVSNGTHVNIHFSLKSCGTVVDVINDKIIATNLVTGLPKQTPGSNGDIIVRTSKLLIPVTCEFPRRYTISEGYVPNLRNSPLEIMSRNQGIFPFTLEIFKDKDFDEPYRGAPPTLKLRDSLYFGIEPLVHVNGLETLVESCFATPTSKIDEILKYYLIQDGCVSDDSVKQYTSKDHLAKHFQVPVFKFVGKDNKEVFLHCRILVCGALDESSRCAQGCRRRVRRSAEAEREEEEEEESVHVANHILTGGPIRIDFED, encoded by the exons ATGTTCCAGTACCTGTTTTTCTGCATCTGCTTCATCATCCAGTTGCAGCCAGTGTCTTTGATGG CCCTGGACCCCTGCTCTGCCTACATCAGCCTGAACGAGCCCTGGAGGAACACAGATCATCAGATAAACGGCTCCCACGGCCAGCCGACATGCGACAGTCAAATCGATGGGGAGTGGTACCGCTTCACTGGCATGGCCGGCGACGCCATGCCTACCTTCTGCATCCCGGAGAACCACTGTGGCACCCATGCTCCCATCTGGCTGAACGGCAGCCACCCGCGAGAGTCGGACGGCATCGTCCCACGCCAAGCCTGTGCCAGCTTCAATGGGAACTGCTGCCTTTGGAATACCACGATTGATGTCAAGGCGTGTCCGGGCGGGTACTACGTGTATCACTTAACCAAGCCTAGTGTTTGTTTCCATGCCTACTGTGGGC ATTTTTATGACATCTGTGATGTGGTGGATTGCCAGGGCTCCTGCCTGGACACCAGTGACTGCACATGTTCCCTGGGGACGACACTAGGACCTGATGGACAGACATGTCTTG atgaaaatgaatGTGAGCAGAACAACGGAGGCTGCAGCGAATTTTGCGTTAACCTGAAGAACTCCTACCGCTGCGAGTGTGGGATCGGGCGCACGCTGGGAAGTGATGGGAAAACCTGTGAAG aAATCGAAGGCTGTCACAATAACAACGGGGGCTGCAGCCATACCTGTATTGAAGTGGAAGACACATACCAATGTGAATGTCCGAGGGGACTTGTTCTGTCAGAAGACAACCACACTTGCCAAG TTCCAGTGCTGTGCAAGTCCAGCTCCATTGAGGTGAGCATCCCAAAGGACCTGGTTGGAGGCCTGGACCTTTCCCTCATCAACACGTCATGCAAAGGAGTATCCAATGGCACTCACGTCAACATCCATTTCTCCTTGAAGTCCTGCGGCACTGTTGTAGAT GTAATAAATGATAAAATCATTGCCACCAACCTGGTGACCGGCTTGCCAAAGCAGACTCCAGGAAGCAATGGGGACATCATTGTCCGCACCAGCAAGCTGCTGATCCCGGTGACCTGTGAGTTCCCACGCCGGTACACCATCTCTGAAGGTTATGTGCCCAACCTCAGAAACTCTCCCTTGGAAATCATGAGCCGCAACCAGGGCATCTTCCCCTTCACTCTTGAGATCTTCAAAGACAAAGACTTTGATGAACCCTACAGGGGTGCTCCTCCCACCCTCAAGCTTCGGGACTCTCTGTACTTTGGGATTGAACCCTTGGTGCATGTCAATGGACTAGAGACACTGGTAGAGAGCTGCTTTGCCACTCCCACCTCAAAAATCGACGAGATCCTGAAGTACTACCTGATTCAAGATGG CTGTGTTTCTGATGATTCAGTGAAGCAGTACACGTCAAAGGACCATCTTGCCAAGCATTTCCAGGTTCCCGTGTTCAAGTTTGTGGGCAAAGACAACAAG GAGGTGTTCCTGCACTGCCGCATCCTCGTGTGCGGGGCGCTGGACGAGAGCTCGCGCTGCGCCCAGGGCTGCCGCAGGCGGGTGCGCAGGTCGGCTGAGGCCGagcgagaggaggaggaggaggaggaatctgtTCACGTGGCAAACCACATCCTGACAGGTGGCCCCATCAGAATCGACTTTGAAGACTAA